One Fusobacterium ulcerans DNA segment encodes these proteins:
- the glyQ gene encoding glycine--tRNA ligase subunit alpha, which yields MTFQEIIFALQKYWSSKGCVLGNPYDIEKGAGTFNPNTFLMSLGPEPWNVAYVEPSRRPKDGRYGENPNRVYQHHQFQVIMKPSPLNIQELYLESLKVLGIDPEKHDIRFVEDDWESPTLGAWGLGWEVWLDGMEVTQFTYFQQVGGLELDPIPVEITYGLERLALYIQNKENVYDLEWAPGVKYGDMRFQFEYENSKYSFELADLESHFRWFDEYEKEAAKILDAGLVLPAYDYVLKCSHTFNVLDSRGAISTTERMAYILRVRNLARRCAEVYVQNRKDLGYPLLKK from the coding sequence GACATCGAAAAAGGTGCAGGAACATTTAACCCTAACACATTCTTAATGTCTTTAGGACCTGAACCATGGAATGTTGCTTATGTAGAGCCATCAAGAAGACCAAAAGACGGAAGATATGGAGAAAACCCTAACAGGGTTTATCAACATCATCAATTTCAGGTTATTATGAAACCATCTCCATTAAACATTCAGGAACTTTATCTTGAAAGTTTAAAAGTATTGGGAATTGACCCTGAAAAACATGATATTCGTTTTGTTGAGGATGACTGGGAGTCACCAACTCTTGGAGCTTGGGGACTTGGTTGGGAAGTATGGTTAGATGGTATGGAAGTTACTCAGTTTACATATTTTCAACAAGTAGGTGGGTTAGAACTAGATCCTATACCTGTAGAGATAACTTATGGATTAGAAAGACTTGCTCTTTATATTCAAAATAAAGAAAATGTATATGATCTTGAATGGGCACCTGGAGTAAAATATGGAGATATGAGATTCCAGTTTGAATATGAAAACTCAAAATATTCATTTGAATTAGCAGACTTAGAAAGCCATTTCAGATGGTTTGATGAATATGAAAAAGAAGCAGCTAAGATTTTAGATGCAGGATTGGTTCTGCCAGCTTATGACTATGTATTAAAATGCTCTCATACATTCAACGTTTTAGATTCAAGAGGAGCTATATCTACAACTGAGAGAATGGCTTATATTTTAAGAGTTAGAAACTTAGCAAGAAGATGTGCTGAGGTTTATGTACAAAATAGAAAGGATCTAGGTTACCCTCTTTTAAAAAAATAG
- the glyS gene encoding glycine--tRNA ligase subunit beta → MRLLFEIGMEELPARFLNQALKDLKNNLEAKLKDGRISFKDIKTYGTPRRLVLDVHELGEQQEDLNIVNMGPAKNVAYGSNGEISRAGLGFAKSQGIEAEDLEIVSTPKGEYIAARKFMKGKETKELLPEILKSLVLELNFQKSMTWSDKKLRFARPVQWFLALCDNEVVKFEIEGMESGNKSRGHRFFGKEFEVNTIDEYFEKIRENNVIIDIEERKALIKKLINENCTNSGEQVLVEDELLDEVTNLIEYPCPIVGSFNSDFLEVPQEVLIISMEVHQRYFPILDSNGKLLPKFVVVRNGVETSEQVRKGNEKVLSARLADARFFYQEDLKSPLADNIEKLKTVVFQKDLGTIYSKIERATEIAKYLIDTLGYNDRKDSILRTVLLAKADLVSNMIGEKEFTKLQGFMGADYALKSGEGEKVSLGIKEHYYPRFQGDNLPTELEGIVAGISDRLDTLVGCFGVGVIPSGSKDPFALRRAALGIVNVILNSGLDISLKALTEKALDALQGCGVLKRDRETVLAEVLEFFKQREMNIFTEMKYSKDIVTAVLNTNSDNAVEALEKIKTLEAFAKEEAFETLLPVLKRVGNISKDHEKGIINQDLFKEPVETELYNFSLELNSKVIDALNNKDYNRYLQAIVSGKDIINRYFNEVMVMDKDEDVKNNRLSQLKFLADLFIKMADLNQIEER, encoded by the coding sequence TTGAGATTACTATTTGAAATTGGAATGGAAGAACTGCCTGCAAGATTTCTAAATCAGGCATTGAAAGATTTAAAAAATAATTTAGAAGCAAAACTTAAAGATGGAAGAATTAGTTTTAAAGATATAAAAACTTATGGAACTCCTAGAAGATTGGTTTTAGATGTTCATGAACTAGGGGAACAACAGGAAGATCTTAATATAGTTAATATGGGACCAGCTAAAAATGTAGCTTATGGAAGCAATGGAGAAATATCAAGAGCAGGACTTGGATTTGCTAAATCTCAAGGAATAGAAGCAGAAGATCTTGAGATAGTAAGCACTCCAAAAGGTGAATATATAGCTGCAAGAAAATTTATGAAAGGGAAAGAAACTAAAGAGCTTCTTCCTGAAATATTAAAAAGTCTTGTATTGGAATTAAACTTCCAAAAATCTATGACTTGGTCAGACAAAAAATTAAGATTTGCAAGACCAGTACAATGGTTCTTAGCACTTTGTGATAATGAAGTAGTAAAATTTGAAATTGAAGGAATGGAAAGTGGAAACAAATCTAGAGGACACAGATTCTTTGGTAAAGAGTTTGAAGTAAATACTATAGATGAATACTTTGAAAAAATAAGAGAAAATAATGTAATAATAGACATTGAAGAAAGAAAAGCTCTTATTAAAAAGCTTATCAATGAAAACTGCACAAATTCTGGAGAACAAGTACTTGTAGAAGATGAACTTTTAGACGAAGTAACTAACCTTATAGAATATCCATGTCCTATAGTTGGAAGCTTTAACTCAGACTTCTTAGAAGTACCACAAGAGGTCCTTATAATATCAATGGAAGTACATCAAAGATATTTCCCTATACTTGATTCAAATGGAAAACTTCTGCCTAAGTTTGTAGTTGTAAGAAATGGTGTAGAGACTTCTGAACAAGTAAGAAAAGGAAATGAAAAAGTATTATCTGCAAGACTTGCTGATGCTAGATTCTTCTATCAGGAAGATTTAAAATCACCTCTTGCTGACAATATAGAAAAATTAAAAACAGTAGTATTCCAAAAAGATCTTGGAACTATTTATTCTAAAATAGAAAGAGCAACTGAAATAGCAAAGTATTTAATAGATACTCTTGGATACAATGACAGAAAAGACAGTATTTTAAGAACTGTATTACTTGCTAAAGCTGACCTTGTTTCTAATATGATAGGAGAAAAAGAGTTTACTAAACTTCAAGGATTTATGGGAGCAGATTATGCACTGAAATCTGGAGAGGGAGAAAAAGTTTCTCTTGGTATAAAAGAGCACTACTATCCAAGATTCCAGGGAGATAATCTTCCTACAGAATTAGAAGGAATAGTAGCAGGAATCTCTGATAGATTAGATACATTAGTAGGATGTTTTGGTGTAGGAGTTATCCCAAGTGGTTCGAAAGACCCATTTGCTCTAAGAAGAGCAGCTCTTGGAATAGTAAATGTAATACTTAATTCAGGATTAGATATTTCTTTAAAAGCTTTAACTGAAAAAGCATTAGATGCTCTTCAAGGATGTGGAGTATTAAAAAGAGATAGAGAGACTGTACTTGCAGAAGTATTAGAGTTCTTCAAGCAAAGAGAAATGAATATCTTTACTGAAATGAAATACAGCAAAGATATAGTTACAGCAGTTCTTAATACTAACAGCGATAATGCTGTAGAAGCTTTGGAAAAAATAAAAACTTTAGAAGCTTTTGCTAAAGAAGAAGCATTTGAAACACTTCTTCCAGTATTAAAAAGAGTTGGAAATATTTCTAAAGATCATGAAAAAGGTATCATAAATCAAGATTTATTCAAAGAACCAGTAGAGACTGAATTATATAATTTCTCATTGGAATTAAATTCAAAAGTAATAGATGCTTTAAATAATAAAGACTATAATAGATATCTTCAAGCTATAGTTTCAGGAAAAGATATCATCAATAGATACTTTAATGAAGTAATGGTAATGGACAAAGATGAGGATGTTAAAAACAACAGACTTTCTCAACTTAAATTCCTAGCTGATCTATTTATAAAAATGGCTGACCTTAACCAGATAGAAGAAAGATAA
- a CDS encoding PTS transporter subunit IIC, with amino-acid sequence MESLKSFFKRKNIEITVKRYCIDAFSHMALGLFSTLLIGTILNTIGGKLGITFLTDVIWKIARDMTGPAIGVAVAYGLQAPHLVLFSSTITGAAGAIYGGPVGAFIGAVVGAEFGKMVSKETKIDIIVTPAVTILTGALVVYYVGPGVARFMEAFGAFIMYATELQPFYMGIIVSVVVGIALTLPISSAALCMMVGLSGLAAGASTVGCSAQMVGFAVMSFKENGWGGLVAQGLGTSMLQIGNIVKNWKIWIPPTLASAILGPVSTVILKYQNIPIAAGMGTSGLVGQFGTLSTMEGLGRGGASLYIGILMLHFILPAVLTLLIANFMRKKNWIKDGDLKLDL; translated from the coding sequence GTGGAATCATTAAAAAGTTTTTTTAAAAGGAAAAATATAGAGATAACAGTAAAAAGATACTGTATAGATGCCTTTAGCCATATGGCTTTAGGACTTTTTTCAACACTTCTTATAGGAACTATACTTAATACAATAGGTGGAAAACTAGGAATAACTTTTCTTACAGATGTTATCTGGAAAATAGCAAGAGATATGACAGGACCAGCTATTGGAGTAGCAGTTGCCTATGGACTTCAGGCACCTCATCTCGTATTGTTTTCATCTACAATAACTGGAGCAGCAGGAGCTATTTATGGAGGACCAGTAGGAGCTTTCATAGGGGCAGTAGTTGGAGCAGAATTTGGAAAAATGGTATCTAAAGAAACAAAAATAGATATAATAGTGACTCCAGCAGTTACTATCCTTACAGGAGCATTGGTTGTATATTATGTAGGGCCTGGAGTGGCAAGATTTATGGAGGCATTTGGAGCTTTCATAATGTATGCAACAGAACTTCAGCCATTCTATATGGGAATAATAGTATCAGTAGTAGTAGGGATAGCATTAACACTTCCCATCAGCAGTGCAGCACTGTGTATGATGGTGGGGCTGAGCGGATTAGCAGCAGGAGCTTCTACAGTTGGATGCTCTGCACAAATGGTTGGATTTGCAGTGATGAGTTTTAAGGAAAATGGATGGGGAGGTCTTGTAGCACAAGGACTGGGAACATCTATGCTGCAAATAGGAAATATTGTTAAGAACTGGAAAATATGGATACCTCCTACATTGGCTTCAGCTATATTAGGACCAGTATCAACTGTAATATTGAAATATCAAAATATTCCAATAGCAGCAGGAATGGGAACAAGTGGACTAGTAGGACAATTTGGTACTCTTTCTACCATGGAAGGGTTAGGAAGAGGAGGAGCATCTCTTTATATAGGGATCCTAATGCTTCATTTTATTCTTCCAGCTGTACTTACACTTCTCATAGCTAATTTTATGAGAAAGAAAAATTGGATAAAAGATGGAGATTTGAAATTGGATCTGTAA
- the folE gene encoding GTP cyclohydrolase I FolE — translation MKKIDVDKIENAFRDILDALGENVKREGLEDTPKRVAQSYGELFSGLFQNPEDVLKRTFEVEKNDLIVEKNIDFYSMCEHHFLPIFGKIDIAYIPNGKIVGFGDIIKVIDILSKRPQIQERLGAQIADAIYETLNCQGVMIIIKAKHMCMTMRGEKKVNSEIITTSYRGVFEDDAVRRMEILSLLK, via the coding sequence ATGAAAAAAATAGATGTAGATAAGATAGAAAATGCCTTTAGAGATATACTGGATGCTTTAGGAGAAAATGTAAAAAGAGAGGGATTGGAAGATACACCAAAAAGAGTGGCACAAAGTTATGGGGAACTTTTTTCTGGACTTTTTCAAAATCCTGAAGATGTACTTAAAAGAACATTTGAAGTGGAAAAGAATGATCTCATAGTAGAAAAAAATATAGATTTTTATTCTATGTGTGAACATCATTTTCTGCCTATATTTGGGAAAATAGATATTGCCTATATTCCAAATGGAAAAATAGTTGGATTTGGTGATATAATAAAAGTAATAGATATACTTTCTAAAAGACCTCAGATACAAGAGAGACTGGGAGCTCAGATAGCTGATGCAATATATGAAACTCTTAATTGCCAAGGGGTAATGATAATCATAAAAGCTAAGCATATGTGCATGACTATGAGAGGAGAAAAGAAAGTAAACAGTGAGATAATAACAACTTCTTACAGAGGTGTATTTGAAGATGATGCTGTGAGAAGAATGGAGATTCTTTCACTGCTAAAATAA